The genomic region TCGCACGAGGCCAAGCTGTCGGGCCAGGTCAGGTCCGCCAGGACCCGCCTCGAAGCGCTGCGCCGCTCGCCCGTCCCGGCCCCACCACGGCCGCTGCGCTTCACCGCCGACCTCGCTCTCGCCGGTGGGGACGGCTCCCCGGCGGACGGGAACGGCTCCCCGGCGGACGGGGACGGCGACGCATCCCCCCTCGCCGAGCTGGACGCGATCCTCGTCGGTGATCGGCTGGACCTGCCCTCCCTGCGTATCGATCCGGGCCGGCGACTCCTGGTCACCGGGCCCAACGGCGCGGGGAAGACCACGCTCCTGCGCGTCCTGGCCGGTGACCTCGCGCCGGACGCCGGCACCGTCCGACGGCGGGGCAGGATCGGCTACCTCCCGCAGGAACTCCCCGCGAGGCCGACCCGTCGCACCCTGCTCGCCACCTTCGCCGCGGGCCGGCCGGGCTTCCCCGACGAGTACGAGGACGAACTTCTGGCCCTCGGCCTGTTCCGTCCGGAGGACCTGACCGTGCCCGTGGCAGCCCTCTCCATCGGCCAGCAGCGCAGGCTCGCCCTGGCGCGCCTGGTCACCCGCCCGGCGGACCTGCTGGTCCTGGACGAGCCGACGAACCACATCGCGCTCGACCTGGTCGAGGAGCTGGAGGCGGCGCTCGACCGGTACGCGGGAGCGGTCGTGGTCGTCTCGCACGACCGGAGTTTCCGCGGCCGCTTCACCGGCGAACGCCTCGAACTCAGGTCGGGCCGGCCGGTGACGGGCTCAGAAGTCCAGGCGTCGGAGGTGGTGAGCCCCTCGCGTACGTAGGCCGGCGGACGCCCGAGGACACCGCCTGCCCGCCACCAGGAGTCCTTCTCCGCGCCGGCGGGCGGCGGTCGCGGCAGCCCAGGCCGTGAGGTGCGGGGGGTGTCAGGATGTTCGTATGGACGTGCGGAAGAGGAACCGGGTACGGGTGACGGGCCGGGAGAGCGGCCCGGTGGTGATGCTCGCCCACGGGTTCGGCTGCGACCAGAATCTCTGGCGTCTTGTCGCCCCCGCACTGGAGGAGCGCTTCCGGGTGGTCCTGTTCGATCATGTGGGAGCGGGGCGTTCCGACGCGTCGGCCTGGAACCCGGAGCGGTACTCCACCCTGGACGGCTATGCGCAGGACGTGATCGAGATCTGCCGCGAGCTCGGCCTCGGACCCGTCACCTTCGTCGGGCATTCGGTCAGTTCCATGATCGGTGTGCTCGCCGCCGTGCGGGAGCCCGGTCTCTTCGACAGGCTGGTCCTCCTCACCCCCTCGCCGTCGTACATCGACGACGGCGACTACCGGGGCGGATTCAGCGAGCAGGACATCGACGAACTGCTCGAGTCACTGGACAGCAACTACCTGGGCTGGTCCGCGACCATGGCGCCGGTGATCATGGGAAACCCGGAGCGCCCCGAACTGGGGGAGGAGCTGACCAACAGCTTCTGCCGAACGGATCCCGACATCGCCCGGGTCTTCGCGAGAACCACCTTCCTGTCCGACAACAGGGCGGATCTCCCCAAGGTGACCGTGCCGACGCTCATCGCCGAGAGCGCGCGCGACATGATCGCCCCGCGTGAGGTGGGCGCCTTCGTCCACGCGCAGATCCCCGGCAGCGAGCTGGTCACCCTCGACGCGACGGGGCACTGCCCCCAGCTGAGCGCTCCCGAGGAGACGGCCGAGGCGATCATCGCCTTCGTGCGGGAATCGTGACCGTGCGGCCGGGCGGTCACGGGACCGACGGATCGCCGCCGGCGGGGGATCGTGGCCAGGCATCGCCGGCGTTCTCCGCCCTGCTGGACGACAGCGTGGAGGACCTGTACGAGAACGCTCCGTGCGGCTACCTCTCCACACTGATGGACGGGCGGATCGTCAAGGTCAACGGAACCCTGCTGAAGTGGCTCGGCCACCGCCGCGAGGACCTGGTAGGCCACCGGCACTTCTCGGACCTGCTGACCATCGGCGGCAGGCTGTACCACGAGACGCACTTCTCACCGCTGCTGCGGATGCAGGGCGAGGTCAACGGCGTCGCCCTGGAACTCAAGGCCGCGGACGGCACCCGGCTGCCCGTCCTGGTCACCTCCACCGTCAAGCGGGACGACCACGGTGAACCGCTGCTGATCCGCACCACCCTCCTGGACGCCCGGGACAGGCGTACCTACGAGCGTGAACTCCTGCGGGCCCGGCAGGAGGCCGAGCGCGACCGCGAACGCCTGCAACGTCTCGCCACGACCCTGCAACGCACCCTGATCCCCCCGGCCATCGAACCGGTTCCGGGCATGGAAGTCGCCGCGCACTACCACTTCGCATCCCCCGACGAGGTGGGCGGGGACTTCTACGATCTCTTCGCGCCGTCCGCCGGACGCTGGGCGTTCTTCATGGGGGACGTGCGCGGCAAGGGCGCGGGTGCGGCCGTGGTGACGTCGTTGGCGCGGTACACCCTGCGAGCCGCCGCGGTCTCCGATCCCGTGCCGGCCACGGTCCTGGCCAACCTCAACACCGCGCTCAACCACCAGGTCCAGGAGGACGAACCACTCTTCTGCACCGTGATCTTCGGCCTCCTCACACCCGAGGAGAACGACGTCGGATTCCAGGTGGTCATGGCCGGCGGTGGTCACCCTCCTGCCGTGCTGCTCCGGGCCGACGGCAGCGCCGACTACCTTCCCACCCCGGGTGGCCAGCTGGTCGGGGTCGTACCGGACGCGCAGTTCACCACCGTCACCCTGGACCTGCGGCCCGGTGACACCCTGCTGCTCTACACCGACGGTCTGACCGAGGCCCGTACCCGGAAGCCGGGTGAACGCTACGGCGACGAAGCACTCCTGGCCTTCGCCCGGTCCCTCGCACCCACCTCGGCACCCGGTGCCGTCGAGGCGTTCACCGCACTGCTGGACTCGTTCGGCGAGGGACTCGACGACGACACCGCGCTCCTGGCGATGAGCGTGCCCCGGGGCGGGCGGTGAGCAGGCCGGTGATCAGCCTTGCCGGCGGAGGTCCAGCATGTGGAGGACCTTGTCGTAGCGGCGCTCGCCGACGGCGACGAAGTCGGGGAGACGGCCGTACAGGGCGAAGCCCAGCGACCGGTGGAGGCGCAGGGCGGGTGTGTTGTCGCCGCGGGTGTCCAGGGTGAGAACATCGATTCCCGCGTCCCGGGCGTCAGCGATCAGGGCGGCGGTCAGCGCCCGGCCGACGCCACGACCGTGGGCGGCGGCGTCCACCGCGAGCTTCTCCAGATCGGCGTGCGGCCGGTGGGTCGGCCGTGCGTGGCGGAGCCGGTACCCCAGCCCGACGAGCCGTCGGTCGACGTAGGCGGCACGCAGGGCAGCGTCCCCGGACCGCGCCGCGGAGACGACGCGTTCGAGCAGGGCCGCCACCTCGTCCCGCGAGGGTGGCTCGATCCAGCCGAGCGCGGCACCCCCGCCGACCAGGTCCGCCAGGATCCGATGGGCCGACTCCGCCAGCCCGGCCTCCAGTTCCGCATCGGAAGCCAGCTCCATCGCGTCGAGCACGGCGGGCTCGGGGGACGCGCCGCCGCTGGTCATGGCCTGATTCATGACCGGAAGCCCAGGGCCTTCCGCCGGGTCGGACCGGACCCGGCGAGCCCGGCGTGATCCGAAGAGAGGCCCTGGCCCCCGGCGCCGGGCCCGAACCGTCAGCCGGCCGCGTTGAAGAGGTCGAGGGCGCTCTGCTGGCAGCCGTACCCCGTGGTGCCGGAGCCGCCGGCCCAGTGCGGACCGTACTGGTCGAGGGGGTTGCGGTCACGGGCGTAGGCGGTGTTCGCCCAGCTCCTCAGGGTCCCGGTGTACGGGTGGTCGCCGAGCTGGGTGTTGAGCCGGCCCAGTCCGCGGACGTAGGCGCCCTTGAAGCTGGCGCCGTCGTCGGTGCAGGCGTCGCTCTCGCTCGGCTCGCGCGGGACTCCGTCGGTCTGCAGCCGCACGGTCGAGGCGTCCGCGAGGGCACGGGCGGTGGTCAGCAGGGTGGAGTCGCCGGTGGCCCGGTACAGCTCGGTCAGACCGCCGAGTATCACGCCCTGGTTGTACGTCCACGTCGGCTGGCCGTTGTTGGCGCACGAGTCGTCGAGACCGTCGTTGATCATGTTGTTGCTGTTGATCATGCCGCTGTTCCGGAACCAGGACCACTCGCTCCTCGCCCGGTCCAGATACGTGGTGTCGCCGGGGATGCGGTTGTGCAGGGCGGCGGTGAGCTGGAGGAACAGCTCGTTGGTGATCGCGTTCTTGTAGTTCCCACCGGTGTTCCACCGCACTCCGCCGCCGCAGGTGCCGTTCCAGTTGGCCCACATGTGGTCGGCGTCGGCGCGGGCGGTGTTCAGGTAGCGGCTGTCACCGGTCATGTCGTACGCGGCCACCCAGGCCAGGCCCCACCAGCCGGTGTCGTCCAGGTACTCGTTCCTGAACTGCCCGCCCTGTGCGCCGATGTTCTTGTCGTACGTCTGGGCGATGGCGTACGTGTAGCTGCCCATGCCGGTGATCCGGGCGTTGTCGATGATCGCCGTCAGCGCGTTGGCGCCGGTCCACCACCCGTTGCCGCCGAACAGCTTGGTGGTGCGGTCGTACGACATCATCAGCGCGGTGGCCGCCGCTGTCCGCCGGTCGCCGGCGTTCCAGGTGGTCCGAGCCCATGGTGTGCACGCGATGGCGCCCGATGCCTGCCCGCAGGCCCGCAGGGCTCCGACGCCCTGGGTGTTCCAGTCGTCCACGTTGTACATCTGGGTCCGCCAGCCGCTCCGGCCGGACGGGACCGTCGTGTTGCCGAGCCTGCTGCCGTCGGCCCAGGTGCGGCCGCCGTCGAAGCTGCGGTCGAGCCAGACCTCGTCACCCGCGGCGCCGTTGTCGAGGGACGCCCAGCCCATGGCGTCGGTGTCGTCGAAGTGCAGCACGACCGAACGGCCCGAGAGCGCGGCCGACACCGCTTGCCGGTCCTGAGGGCTCAGGGCCGGATCCCGGGCGTCGCAGTACTTGTTGCACAGATCGGCGGGAGCGGCCGAGGCGGGCGCCGGTGCTGCCATCCCTATGGATAACGTTGTCATGACGACGAGGAAGACGGTGAGGGCAGTTCTGTTGAGGGTCATCGAGGCTCCCGAACCGATCGGACGAGGGGGACTGGCGGCGCGACGAGACGGGCGCGCGCCAGGGAGTCAGGTCGGCGCGTGCTTCTGAAGCTAGCCACCGCCCGACTTCCCGTCAATGAAACCGGAAGTCCGGCCGCCGGTGCGTGGCTCCGTGCGCGGGCAGCGGGTCGCCGAACAGATCCTGGTGGCGACGGCTCGGTCGACGGCCGCGCGTCCGCACGGCGGATTTCTGGACTTGCTGGTCCATTTTTGGCTGCCTAACGTGCTGAGTGTTCCCCGCGAGCCCACACAGGAAGGTGTCACCCATGCATGCGATCCGCATCGAGGAGCACGGCGGCCCCGAGGTCATGCGCTGGACCGAACTGCCCGACCCGGCCCCCGGACCCGGTGAAGTGCTGGTGCGCCTGGGCGCGGCCGGCGTGAACTACATGGATGTCGGCGCCCGCGCCGAGGGCGGCCCGGGCTGGGCTGCCCCGGCCGTCCTCGGCGTCGAGGGGATGGGGTACGTCACGGCTCTCGGCGAGGGCGTGCCGGACTTCACCGTCGGTGACCGGGTGGCCTGGTTCTACCACCCGGGCAGCTACGCCGAATGGCTCGCCGTCCCGGCACACTCACTGGTCAAGGTGCCCGACGGCATCGACGACGAGACGGCCGCAGCCGTGATGATGCAGGGCCTGACCGCCAGCCACCTGAGCACCGAGACCCGTCCGATCGGCCGGGGTGACATCGCCGTCGTGCACGCGGCGGCAGGCGGCGTCGGCCGGCTGCTCACCCAGATGATCAAGGCGCGCGGCGGGAACGTCGTCGGACTGGTCTCCCGCGAGGACAAGGCTCCCATCGCGAAGGAAGCGGGCGCCGACCACGTCCTGGTCCACACCGGCGGAGGCTTCGAGAAGCGGATCCTGGAGCTGACCGGTGGCCGCGGTGCCGACGTCGTCTACGACGGCGGCGGTGCGGACACCTTCCGCTCCTCCCAGCTCGCCCTGCGCCCGCATGGCGTGCACGCCTATTACGGCCCCTTCATGGGCGTACCGACGCTGAGGCCCACCGATCTGCCCAACAGCATCCTGCTGACCTACCCCGTCGTGCATCACCACGTCGCCACCCGTGACGCCCTGGTGCGACGCACCGGCGAGGTGTTCGACCTGCTCGTCGACGGACGGCTCACCCCGCTGGTCACCGGCCGCTACCCGCTCGCCGACGCGGCCCGTGCCCACACCGACCTCGAATCGCGCCGCACCACGGGCAAACTGCTGCTGCTGCCCTGACCGCACCGACCCTTGACGGGTCACCGACGACCCCGCACCGGGAGGACCCGTGCCGTTGACCCGCAAGGGCGCTGCTACCAGGCAGCGCATCGTCGAGGGCGCCGCCGAGCAGATCCGTGAACAGGGGGTGCTCGCGGTGCGGCTGGAGGACGTCATGGCCCGCACCGCGACCAGCAAGAGCCAGCTCTTCCACTACTTTCCCGGTGGCAAGGACGACCTGCTCCTGGCCGTGGCCCAGCACGAAGCGGACCGCGTGATCGAGGACCAGCAGCCGGAGCTCGGCTCCCTCACGTCCTGGGACGCGTGGTACCGGTGGCGCGAGAAGGTCCTCGCGCGCTACCGCACCCAGGGCAGTGACTGCCCCCTGCACACCGCTCTCGCCCAGCTCGGCGGGGCCACGGAGGCCACCCAAGCTGTGGCCGGCCAACTGCTCGACCGGTGGCAGCGGCAGCTCGCCGCGGGCATCCGCCAGTTGCAGGCCGAGGGAGGGACCGCCCCTGGCCTGGACGCCGACCGGGAGGCGGCGGCCCTGCTGGCCGCCGTCCAGGGTGGCGTGCTGATCCTCATGATCACGGGTTCCCTCACCCACCTGGAGGCCGCCCTCGACGCGGGCATCGCCCACCTGCGCGCCACCGGGCCGCAGGACCGCTGACCGCTCCCGACGGCCTGCGCGGACTCCTCCGGTCCGCTAAGTCCCGCTCCTGGGGGCGCGGTCCTCCCGTACGTAGGCGCGCAACCGCTCGACGAAGACCCGCTGGCCCCCCACCAGCCGTTCGATGGCGTCGTCCGGTGTGCACCAGGCGAACCGGTCCATCTCCGGGAACTCCCGCAGCACGCCGGACCCCCTCGGCCACTCCATGGTGAAGGTGCCCGGGGTCGCCTCGTCAGGGTCCAGCTCGCCCTCCACGGCCCATACGGTCACTGTCTTGCCGCCGGACTGGCGAGTCTCGCCCAGCGGTACCCAGGCGCCGTCCGGGAGGGGCAGCCCGAGCTCCTCCTCGAACTCCCGGCGCGCGGTGGCGGCGGGCTCCTCGCCGGGCTCCTGCTCGCCCTTGGGGACCGACCAGGCCGCCGACTCACGGCGGGCCCAGAACGGCCCGCCCATATGGCCGATCAGGACCTCGGCGTCCGGCCGGCCGTCGTCGCCCGCGACGATCCGGAAGAGCAGAAGCCCCGCGCTGCGCTTGACTGTCGACATGGCGTCAAGTCTGCGGGGCGGTGGGACCGAAGGCCACCGGTCCCGGAACGCGCAGGGGGTGACCCCGGGGCCTCCCGGGGTCACCCCTTCGCCGTGTCCTGTTCCTCCTGATGTCCCCGTTGCCCCCTGGTGCGTCCCACCGAGCGCCGTCATGCTGTCCGCCGACAGCGCTTTCCACGCGCAATCCGCTCTGTACCAGGAGGATTTGTGGGCCCAGGCACCTTCCGCAGCGCCATGCGGCCGTTCGTGCTGCTGGCGACCGTGGCGGCGACCGCGATCGGGGCCGTCGCACCCGCGGCGGCCGACTCCACCCCGGACCCCCGCCCGCACACCACCGCCGAGATCCTCAGACCCGTCGCGCCACCGCCCGCGAGCGGCCCCTCCGGCGAGGCGAGATCCGTCGTGGACGGCGACGGCATCGAGACCGCCCGTGCCTCCCGCCCCGTCGCCCCCGGCGTCCGCCTGAGCTCCTACGACCGCCTCGAGTCCGACAAGTGGCTGCGGGTCGACACCCTCTCCGTCGATCTGGACGGCAGCGGAGTGCGCGCCGACTACCTCTCCTCGGGCAAGGTCGCGGACCGGCGCACGGTCTCCGAGCTCGCGGCGGGACACGATCCGGGGCCGGGCCGCCGTACCGTCGCCGCGATCAACGCGGACTTCTTCGACATCAACCAGACCGGAGCGCCCCAGGGCCCCGGGGTCCGGGACGGCCGGACGGTCCACTCCCCGGCCCCGGGCGTCAACCGCGCGGTGGGCATCGGGCCGCAGAACGCGGGCCGGATCCTGGAGCTGTACTTCGACGGCACGCTGACCCTCCCCTCGGGCGCGCACCCGCTCGCCGCGTACAACGCCGCGAACGTACCGGCCCAGGGCGTGGGTGCCTACACCTCCGCCTGGGGCACCGCCGACCGCGCGCTGACCGTGGACGACGCGCGGCCCGTCGCCGAAGTGGCCGTGCGCGACGGCAAGGTCGTCTCCGTGTCGGACACCCCGGGATCGGGACCCGTGCCCGAGGACACGGTGGTCCTCGTCGGCCGTGAGGCCGGGGCCGCCCTGCTGACCGCGCTGGAGCCCGGTGACCCGGCCGGCATCGCATACCGGGCACGCACCGACGGTGGAGCCGTGCCACGCACCGCCGTGGGCGGCCGGGAGCTGCTCGTCGTCGACGGGACGGCGCGGAACCACGACGGCGAGGGCAACAACACCGCGGCGCCCCGCACCGCTGTCGGGTTCTCCGAGGACGGCCGGACCATGCAGGTCATCACCGTCGACGGCCGGCAGACCGACAGCGGCGGTGTCACCCTCACCGAGCTGGGCGAGATGATGCGCAGGGCGGGCTCGTACAGCGCTCTGAACCTCGACGGCGGTGGGTCGTCGACGCTCGTCGCCCGCGAGCCGGGCAGCGACGCACTCCAGGTCGAGAACAGTCCGTCCGACGGCAGTGAGCGGACCGTCCCCAACGGTCTCGCCCTGACGGCCCCGGACGGGAGCGGGCGGCTCGCGGGGTTCTGGGTCGAGACCCGCACGCCGGCCGGTGTCGCCCCCGGCGACGACCCGGTCGCCGGCGGCCATCCCGAGCGGGTCTTCCCCGGCCTGACCCGGCAGCTCACCGCGGCCGGGTACGACGAGACGTACGGACCCGCGGCGGGCGCACCGCGCTGGCGCGCCGTCGACGGGTCGGTCGGCGGCGTCGACGCCCGGGGCACGTTCACCGCACGCCGCGGCGGCACGACCGACGTCCGGGCGGAACGGGCGGGCGCCCACGGCGTGACCCGGCTCACCGTCCTCGACCGGCTGGCCAGGATCCGTGCCACCACCGAGCGTGTCGGTCTGGCCGACA from Streptomyces sp. QL37 harbors:
- a CDS encoding alpha/beta hydrolase, producing MDVRKRNRVRVTGRESGPVVMLAHGFGCDQNLWRLVAPALEERFRVVLFDHVGAGRSDASAWNPERYSTLDGYAQDVIEICRELGLGPVTFVGHSVSSMIGVLAAVREPGLFDRLVLLTPSPSYIDDGDYRGGFSEQDIDELLESLDSNYLGWSATMAPVIMGNPERPELGEELTNSFCRTDPDIARVFARTTFLSDNRADLPKVTVPTLIAESARDMIAPREVGAFVHAQIPGSELVTLDATGHCPQLSAPEETAEAIIAFVRES
- a CDS encoding SpoIIE family protein phosphatase, whose translation is MTVRPGGHGTDGSPPAGDRGQASPAFSALLDDSVEDLYENAPCGYLSTLMDGRIVKVNGTLLKWLGHRREDLVGHRHFSDLLTIGGRLYHETHFSPLLRMQGEVNGVALELKAADGTRLPVLVTSTVKRDDHGEPLLIRTTLLDARDRRTYERELLRARQEAERDRERLQRLATTLQRTLIPPAIEPVPGMEVAAHYHFASPDEVGGDFYDLFAPSAGRWAFFMGDVRGKGAGAAVVTSLARYTLRAAAVSDPVPATVLANLNTALNHQVQEDEPLFCTVIFGLLTPEENDVGFQVVMAGGGHPPAVLLRADGSADYLPTPGGQLVGVVPDAQFTTVTLDLRPGDTLLLYTDGLTEARTRKPGERYGDEALLAFARSLAPTSAPGAVEAFTALLDSFGEGLDDDTALLAMSVPRGGR
- a CDS encoding GNAT family N-acetyltransferase codes for the protein MNQAMTSGGASPEPAVLDAMELASDAELEAGLAESAHRILADLVGGGAALGWIEPPSRDEVAALLERVVSAARSGDAALRAAYVDRRLVGLGYRLRHARPTHRPHADLEKLAVDAAAHGRGVGRALTAALIADARDAGIDVLTLDTRGDNTPALRLHRSLGFALYGRLPDFVAVGERRYDKVLHMLDLRRQG
- a CDS encoding glycoside hydrolase family 76 protein, which translates into the protein MTTLSIGMAAPAPASAAPADLCNKYCDARDPALSPQDRQAVSAALSGRSVVLHFDDTDAMGWASLDNGAAGDEVWLDRSFDGGRTWADGSRLGNTTVPSGRSGWRTQMYNVDDWNTQGVGALRACGQASGAIACTPWARTTWNAGDRRTAAATALMMSYDRTTKLFGGNGWWTGANALTAIIDNARITGMGSYTYAIAQTYDKNIGAQGGQFRNEYLDDTGWWGLAWVAAYDMTGDSRYLNTARADADHMWANWNGTCGGGVRWNTGGNYKNAITNELFLQLTAALHNRIPGDTTYLDRARSEWSWFRNSGMINSNNMINDGLDDSCANNGQPTWTYNQGVILGGLTELYRATGDSTLLTTARALADASTVRLQTDGVPREPSESDACTDDGASFKGAYVRGLGRLNTQLGDHPYTGTLRSWANTAYARDRNPLDQYGPHWAGGSGTTGYGCQQSALDLFNAAG
- a CDS encoding quinone oxidoreductase; translated protein: MHAIRIEEHGGPEVMRWTELPDPAPGPGEVLVRLGAAGVNYMDVGARAEGGPGWAAPAVLGVEGMGYVTALGEGVPDFTVGDRVAWFYHPGSYAEWLAVPAHSLVKVPDGIDDETAAAVMMQGLTASHLSTETRPIGRGDIAVVHAAAGGVGRLLTQMIKARGGNVVGLVSREDKAPIAKEAGADHVLVHTGGGFEKRILELTGGRGADVVYDGGGADTFRSSQLALRPHGVHAYYGPFMGVPTLRPTDLPNSILLTYPVVHHHVATRDALVRRTGEVFDLLVDGRLTPLVTGRYPLADAARAHTDLESRRTTGKLLLLP
- a CDS encoding TetR/AcrR family transcriptional regulator; its protein translation is MPLTRKGAATRQRIVEGAAEQIREQGVLAVRLEDVMARTATSKSQLFHYFPGGKDDLLLAVAQHEADRVIEDQQPELGSLTSWDAWYRWREKVLARYRTQGSDCPLHTALAQLGGATEATQAVAGQLLDRWQRQLAAGIRQLQAEGGTAPGLDADREAAALLAAVQGGVLILMITGSLTHLEAALDAGIAHLRATGPQDR
- a CDS encoding NUDIX domain-containing protein; protein product: MSTVKRSAGLLLFRIVAGDDGRPDAEVLIGHMGGPFWARRESAAWSVPKGEQEPGEEPAATARREFEEELGLPLPDGAWVPLGETRQSGGKTVTVWAVEGELDPDEATPGTFTMEWPRGSGVLREFPEMDRFAWCTPDDAIERLVGGQRVFVERLRAYVREDRAPRSGT